In a single window of the Rhopalosiphum padi isolate XX-2018 chromosome 1, ASM2088224v1, whole genome shotgun sequence genome:
- the LOC132919084 gene encoding 3-phosphoinositide-dependent protein kinase 1 isoform X1, with the protein MDTKTSTYHLTHHHHHLHQQTKKQTSAAAVIVRSRPVQFAQTLARVFRIGRKEKISKKAANKIAAAKSSSTAAFHHQPQQQIVVMPPPPTMQTSTPPTPSTQTTQTSQVVQVNGGGQSMTANMMPVTKRNPKDYIFGKVIGEGSYSTVYLAKDIHTNREHAIKVCEKQQIIREKKREQVRREKDALNILSNSGSSLFVKLYCTFQDAERLYFVMSYAKNGDLLPYINKVGSFDAACTRFYSGEILRALEHLHDLNIMHRDLKPENILLDHNMHIKVADFGCSKILEQPDAVDKSILNESNPRQRSNSFVGTAQYVSPELLTEKTISPSSDLWALGCIIYQMIAGLPPFRSRSEYMLFKKILNLDYVYPDGFNADAKDLVQKLLVLDPNERLGTKDEQRYTTIRSHPFYKGLDFDTLHITTPPPIYPYLPGNSEGQELRSQYRVPDHLEPGLDDKQLTRLLGLDGQSSSTTTPAPAPRPRKRSGILHMNDEEKQHQLHQQKCNSKWHSLVEGNLIVKQGLVDKRKGLFARRRMLMLTMGPHLYYADPVTMTLKGEIPWSPQLRVEPKNFRIFFVHTPNRTYYLEDPEGFALEWCKAIEEMRVNTYGVSPTTCA; encoded by the exons ATGGATACCAAGACGTCCACCTATCATCTAACCCATCACCACCATCATCTACACCAGCAGACGAAAAAACAGACTTCAGCCGCAGCAGTCATCGTCCGGTCTCGTCCAGTGCAGTTCGCACAAACATTGGCCAGGGTGTTCCGTATCGGCCGCAAAGAGAAGATATCTAAAAAAGCCGCCAACAAG ATAGCAGCAGCTAAATCGTCCTCCACCGCCGCGTTTCACCACCAACCGCAGCAACAAATCGTCGTCATGCCGCCACCTCCGACCATGCAGACGTCCACGCCACCGACACCGTCAACTCAGACCACACAGACGTCCCAGGTGGTGCAAGTCAACGGTGGTGGTCAGTCTATGACCGCCAACATGATGCCAGTGACAAAACGCAATCCAAAAGATTACATTTTTGGAAAGGTCATCGGCGAGGGCAGTTATTCAAct GTGTATTTGGCCAAAGACATACATACAAATCGCGAACATGCAA TTAAAGTATGCGAAAAACAACAAATCATCAGAGAAAAGAAACGCGAACAAGTACGTCGCGAAAAAGATGCCCTTAATATTCTCAGCAATTCCGGATCCAGTCTTTTCGTCAAGCTGTACTGCACGTTCCAAGACGCCGAACGACTCT ACTTTGTTATGTCATACGCAAAGAACGGTGACTTACTACCGTACATAAACAAAGTGGGCTCGTTCGACGCGGCTTGCACGCGATTCTACTCGGGCGAAATCCTTCGCGCTCTGGAGCACTTGCATGATCTGAACATTATGCATAGAGACCTGAAGCCGGAAAACATATTGCTTGACCACAATATGCACATCAAGGTGGCCGATTTCGGGTGTTCAAAGATACTCGAACAGCCCGATGCTGTGGACAAATCTATTTTGAATGAAAGCAACCCCCGGCAGCGGAGTAATAGTTTCGTCGGAACTGCCCAATACGTCAGTCCCGAACTATTGACCGAGAAAACGATTTCTCCCAGTTCTGATCTTTGGGCTCTCGGTTGCATTATCTACCAAATGATTGCCGGCTTACCTCCTTTTAGATCtag GAGTGAATACATGTTGTTTAAGAAAATTCTGAACCTCGACTATGTGTATCCGGATGGATTCAACGCAGATGCCAAAGATCTGGTGCAGAAACTGCTAGTGCTCGATCCAAACGAACGATTGGGTACTAAGGATGAACAACGGTATACTACCATCCGCTCACATCCGTTCTACAAAGGCTTGGATTTTGACACTTTACACATAACAACTCCACCACCTATATACCCTTACTTACCTGGCAATAGCGAAGGCCAAGAACTTCGTAGCCAATATCGAGTTCCTGATCATTTGGAACCGGGCCTGGACGACAAACAACTAACCAGGTTACTGGGTTTGGATGGCCAAAGTAGTTCCACGACCACCCCAGCACCTGCACCTAGACCGCGCAAACGGTCCGGCATTCTTCATATGAATGATGAAGAAAAGCAACACCAACTACACCAGCAAAAGTGTAACAGTAAATGGCATAGTCTGGTTGAGGGAAATCTGATCGTTAAACAAGGACTGGTCGACAAGCGAAAA GGTCTTTTTGCTAGAAGACGTATGTTGATGTTAACGATGGGTCCACACTTGTATTATGCTGATCCAGTAACTATGACTTTAAAAGGAGAAATACCTTGGAGTCCACAATTACGCGTGGAACCTAAAAACTTCAGGATATTTTTTGTTCACACG CCCAACAGAACTTACTACCTAGAGGACCCTGAAGGTTTTGCTTTGGAATGGTGTAAAGCAATTGAAGAAATGAGAGTTAACACATACGGTGTATCTCCTACGACGTGCGCTTAA
- the LOC132919084 gene encoding 3-phosphoinositide-dependent protein kinase 1 isoform X2: protein MPPPPTMQTSTPPTPSTQTTQTSQVVQVNGGGQSMTANMMPVTKRNPKDYIFGKVIGEGSYSTVYLAKDIHTNREHAIKVCEKQQIIREKKREQVRREKDALNILSNSGSSLFVKLYCTFQDAERLYFVMSYAKNGDLLPYINKVGSFDAACTRFYSGEILRALEHLHDLNIMHRDLKPENILLDHNMHIKVADFGCSKILEQPDAVDKSILNESNPRQRSNSFVGTAQYVSPELLTEKTISPSSDLWALGCIIYQMIAGLPPFRSRSEYMLFKKILNLDYVYPDGFNADAKDLVQKLLVLDPNERLGTKDEQRYTTIRSHPFYKGLDFDTLHITTPPPIYPYLPGNSEGQELRSQYRVPDHLEPGLDDKQLTRLLGLDGQSSSTTTPAPAPRPRKRSGILHMNDEEKQHQLHQQKCNSKWHSLVEGNLIVKQGLVDKRKGLFARRRMLMLTMGPHLYYADPVTMTLKGEIPWSPQLRVEPKNFRIFFVHTPNRTYYLEDPEGFALEWCKAIEEMRVNTYGVSPTTCA, encoded by the exons ATGCCGCCACCTCCGACCATGCAGACGTCCACGCCACCGACACCGTCAACTCAGACCACACAGACGTCCCAGGTGGTGCAAGTCAACGGTGGTGGTCAGTCTATGACCGCCAACATGATGCCAGTGACAAAACGCAATCCAAAAGATTACATTTTTGGAAAGGTCATCGGCGAGGGCAGTTATTCAAct GTGTATTTGGCCAAAGACATACATACAAATCGCGAACATGCAA TTAAAGTATGCGAAAAACAACAAATCATCAGAGAAAAGAAACGCGAACAAGTACGTCGCGAAAAAGATGCCCTTAATATTCTCAGCAATTCCGGATCCAGTCTTTTCGTCAAGCTGTACTGCACGTTCCAAGACGCCGAACGACTCT ACTTTGTTATGTCATACGCAAAGAACGGTGACTTACTACCGTACATAAACAAAGTGGGCTCGTTCGACGCGGCTTGCACGCGATTCTACTCGGGCGAAATCCTTCGCGCTCTGGAGCACTTGCATGATCTGAACATTATGCATAGAGACCTGAAGCCGGAAAACATATTGCTTGACCACAATATGCACATCAAGGTGGCCGATTTCGGGTGTTCAAAGATACTCGAACAGCCCGATGCTGTGGACAAATCTATTTTGAATGAAAGCAACCCCCGGCAGCGGAGTAATAGTTTCGTCGGAACTGCCCAATACGTCAGTCCCGAACTATTGACCGAGAAAACGATTTCTCCCAGTTCTGATCTTTGGGCTCTCGGTTGCATTATCTACCAAATGATTGCCGGCTTACCTCCTTTTAGATCtag GAGTGAATACATGTTGTTTAAGAAAATTCTGAACCTCGACTATGTGTATCCGGATGGATTCAACGCAGATGCCAAAGATCTGGTGCAGAAACTGCTAGTGCTCGATCCAAACGAACGATTGGGTACTAAGGATGAACAACGGTATACTACCATCCGCTCACATCCGTTCTACAAAGGCTTGGATTTTGACACTTTACACATAACAACTCCACCACCTATATACCCTTACTTACCTGGCAATAGCGAAGGCCAAGAACTTCGTAGCCAATATCGAGTTCCTGATCATTTGGAACCGGGCCTGGACGACAAACAACTAACCAGGTTACTGGGTTTGGATGGCCAAAGTAGTTCCACGACCACCCCAGCACCTGCACCTAGACCGCGCAAACGGTCCGGCATTCTTCATATGAATGATGAAGAAAAGCAACACCAACTACACCAGCAAAAGTGTAACAGTAAATGGCATAGTCTGGTTGAGGGAAATCTGATCGTTAAACAAGGACTGGTCGACAAGCGAAAA GGTCTTTTTGCTAGAAGACGTATGTTGATGTTAACGATGGGTCCACACTTGTATTATGCTGATCCAGTAACTATGACTTTAAAAGGAGAAATACCTTGGAGTCCACAATTACGCGTGGAACCTAAAAACTTCAGGATATTTTTTGTTCACACG CCCAACAGAACTTACTACCTAGAGGACCCTGAAGGTTTTGCTTTGGAATGGTGTAAAGCAATTGAAGAAATGAGAGTTAACACATACGGTGTATCTCCTACGACGTGCGCTTAA